A window of the Haloarcula rubripromontorii genome harbors these coding sequences:
- a CDS encoding helix-turn-helix domain-containing protein, with protein sequence MREFVFEIRYDDGVDELMDLFIETPEARSTTFLCSMGNAQLWRLDRITGPTSVVEDATALLTGSTYNQLSISARPCGGRHYSDVLENGSQRSLVYSYFEDLVHCDSVPTITNRYINGALLFEITRQENTERWRILMEDDKKVGMLYDTLGGVLQDGLSFHFDHVSDAAGPLLTLFDSVSVRPEQSRVLELAAEKGYYETPRETTLDDIATELGWPRSTVSYRLRQAEAALVEAYITTI encoded by the coding sequence ATGCGGGAGTTTGTCTTCGAGATCCGGTACGACGACGGCGTCGACGAGCTAATGGATCTGTTCATTGAGACACCAGAAGCCCGTTCGACGACGTTTCTCTGTTCGATGGGGAACGCGCAACTCTGGCGGCTGGATCGAATAACGGGTCCTACTTCTGTCGTGGAAGACGCGACAGCGCTGTTGACGGGCTCGACGTACAATCAATTGAGCATCAGCGCCCGCCCCTGCGGCGGCCGCCACTACAGTGACGTGCTCGAAAACGGCTCCCAGCGCAGTCTCGTCTACAGCTACTTCGAGGATCTCGTCCACTGCGACTCGGTGCCAACAATCACGAACCGGTATATTAACGGCGCACTCCTCTTCGAGATCACCCGGCAAGAGAACACCGAGCGCTGGCGCATCCTCATGGAGGATGACAAGAAAGTCGGCATGCTGTACGATACACTGGGTGGCGTCCTTCAGGACGGGCTCTCTTTTCACTTCGACCACGTGAGCGACGCGGCTGGCCCGTTGCTCACCCTGTTTGATTCAGTTTCCGTTCGGCCGGAACAGAGCCGGGTGCTCGAACTAGCTGCGGAAAAGGGATACTACGAGACGCCACGCGAGACGACCCTCGACGATATCGCAACGGAACTCGGCTGGCCGCGCTCGACGGTCTCGTACAGGCTGCGCCAAGCCGAGGCGGCACTCGTCGAAGCGTACATCACGACGATATGA
- a CDS encoding GNAT family N-acetyltransferase: MDIVELPAEEAAVRRFIEALWLPYYRELEATVDAFALADDVDLVAEELPFRVDRIDSADYRTWIAVDGSTDGTPLADVDGEFAGYVAAEVDETPSVFDRPDRLVICDIYVGESYRGTGLADDLIDRLRDWAHDAGCEEFSLDPHVDNDRANAFYEKHGFKRTKYQMVASVDDPTDRE, translated from the coding sequence ATGGACATTGTGGAACTCCCGGCAGAAGAGGCTGCAGTCCGTCGCTTTATTGAGGCGCTCTGGCTCCCGTACTACCGCGAACTCGAAGCGACCGTCGATGCATTCGCACTCGCTGACGATGTCGACCTCGTCGCGGAGGAGCTTCCGTTCCGCGTCGACCGCATCGACTCGGCGGACTATCGAACGTGGATCGCCGTCGATGGATCCACTGATGGGACTCCCCTCGCCGATGTCGACGGTGAGTTTGCCGGATATGTCGCAGCCGAAGTCGACGAGACACCGAGCGTCTTTGACCGCCCCGACCGACTGGTAATCTGTGATATCTACGTCGGCGAATCGTATCGCGGCACTGGACTGGCAGATGACCTGATCGACCGCCTCAGGGACTGGGCACACGACGCCGGGTGCGAGGAGTTCAGTCTCGATCCGCACGTCGACAACGACCGAGCCAACGCGTTCTACGAGAAGCACGGATTCAAGCGGACGAAGTATCAAATGGTGGCTAGCGTAGACGACCCGACAGACCGAGAGTGA
- a CDS encoding UbiD family decarboxylase — translation MPVNSLREYLDLLDTTGWLRPFDQPVSWDLEASAATMLANIRDGPIPVFESITGIETESKLVGDPYRGPQARPWNHFAQALDLPDGLSGRTYYDRVIDRLNAPTAPRTVASHEAPCKETVRTGNEVDLLSFPWPYIHEGDGGRYSNHHTIVAPDPDTEWGTWSSHRMMIHDSSRASLLLLAGEQVPNRYYYDYEPRGEPMPVAVVIGSEPTVESTADMWIPTGRSEAAFAGGLKDAPVDLVQCETNDLYVPATAELVLEGHVRPDDRLDEGPFGDYFGYMNGPRRSMPVFEVDAITHRDEPRIPFCVEGSGVGYGQNSTSTLRLVAAGPDATVGLRAAGFDVAMAVPWRFTSRTVWVIATDRPYPGYLHELANFIFTTWGMLHIDFFVFVDAAVDPLDPRAVLTAIALEADPDADFHQFGVERMPKVPLNIYQTPDEKGSADVGTSKAKTAKAYIDATTDGETTETTTTETRKRAQERLVEAGLDAARFDRLDEREAKSQ, via the coding sequence ATGCCCGTTAATTCCCTCCGTGAGTACCTCGATTTGCTCGACACGACCGGCTGGCTCCGTCCGTTCGACCAGCCAGTGTCGTGGGATCTTGAAGCGAGTGCAGCCACGATGCTTGCCAATATCCGTGACGGACCGATTCCTGTCTTCGAGTCTATCACAGGGATAGAGACGGAGTCGAAACTGGTTGGGGACCCGTACCGCGGCCCTCAGGCTCGCCCCTGGAATCACTTCGCACAAGCACTGGATCTCCCAGACGGTCTTTCGGGCCGTACGTACTACGACCGAGTGATTGATCGCCTCAACGCACCGACAGCGCCTCGAACTGTCGCGAGCCACGAGGCCCCCTGCAAGGAAACAGTGCGGACGGGAAACGAGGTTGACCTTCTGTCGTTCCCGTGGCCGTATATTCACGAGGGTGACGGGGGACGGTACTCGAATCACCACACCATCGTCGCACCGGACCCCGACACGGAGTGGGGGACTTGGTCGAGCCATCGCATGATGATCCACGACAGCTCCCGGGCCAGTCTGCTGTTACTGGCCGGTGAGCAGGTTCCCAACCGCTACTACTACGACTACGAGCCGCGTGGCGAACCGATGCCAGTCGCGGTCGTCATCGGTTCGGAACCCACCGTTGAGAGTACTGCAGATATGTGGATCCCGACGGGACGGAGCGAAGCGGCCTTCGCGGGCGGTCTGAAAGACGCGCCTGTGGACCTCGTCCAGTGCGAAACCAATGACCTGTACGTCCCGGCGACGGCCGAGCTAGTTCTCGAAGGACACGTTCGACCCGACGACCGACTCGACGAGGGACCGTTCGGAGACTACTTCGGCTACATGAACGGCCCGCGGCGCTCTATGCCGGTGTTCGAGGTCGATGCGATCACTCACCGGGACGAACCGCGCATACCGTTTTGCGTCGAGGGGAGCGGCGTCGGATACGGGCAGAACTCGACCAGCACGCTCCGACTCGTCGCAGCCGGCCCTGATGCGACTGTCGGGCTCCGAGCCGCTGGATTCGACGTTGCGATGGCGGTCCCGTGGCGGTTCACGTCCCGCACCGTCTGGGTTATTGCGACGGACCGACCGTATCCGGGCTATCTCCACGAACTGGCGAACTTTATTTTCACGACGTGGGGGATGCTCCACATCGACTTTTTCGTATTTGTCGATGCTGCTGTCGACCCGCTTGACCCGCGGGCAGTGTTGACAGCTATTGCGCTTGAGGCCGACCCAGACGCTGACTTCCACCAGTTCGGCGTCGAGCGGATGCCGAAAGTACCGCTCAATATCTACCAGACGCCCGACGAAAAGGGCAGTGCGGACGTCGGGACCTCGAAGGCCAAGACAGCGAAAGCATACATCGACGCGACGACTGACGGTGAGACGACGGAGACGACGACCACAGAAACTCGGAAGCGAGCGCAGGAACGGCTGGTCGAAGCGGGACTGGACGCTGCGCGATTCGACCGACTCGATGAGCGGGAGGCGAAATCACAGTGA
- a CDS encoding sulfurtransferase gives MSGQPNQPQRVKDALVTPEWLERRLDTVASDSPDLRLVEVDLSTDFYAEAHIPGAVSIDWRQHLQHETRRDIPSKAALSDRLGTRGITEQSTLVLYGDSSNWFAAHLYWMLQYYGHEDVSLLDGGRRHWIESGRPTSDSVPSYTSRSYRPRGPCERVRAYRHDVQRALSKPTALVDVRLPEEYDGTILAPPGMTESAQRGGHIPGAANIVWSKNLRSDGRFKSLEALRRVYREYDIDSDRDVIVYCRIGERSSLTWFVLSELLGYSSVRNYDGAWTEWGNLVAVPVATGRP, from the coding sequence ATGAGTGGCCAACCGAATCAGCCACAACGGGTCAAGGACGCGCTGGTCACGCCTGAGTGGCTTGAACGTCGACTCGATACCGTCGCATCTGATTCGCCGGACCTGCGACTCGTCGAAGTTGATCTGAGCACCGATTTCTATGCTGAAGCGCACATCCCCGGGGCGGTTTCTATCGATTGGCGACAACACCTCCAGCACGAGACACGACGCGACATCCCATCGAAAGCGGCGCTCTCAGACCGCCTTGGCACACGCGGCATCACGGAGCAGTCGACGCTTGTTCTCTACGGGGACAGCTCGAACTGGTTTGCGGCGCATCTCTACTGGATGCTTCAGTACTACGGCCACGAGGACGTGTCTCTCCTCGACGGGGGCCGGAGACACTGGATAGAGTCAGGGCGACCGACGAGCGATAGCGTTCCGTCGTACACCTCTCGGTCGTATCGGCCGCGCGGCCCGTGCGAGCGCGTGAGAGCGTATCGTCACGACGTTCAACGAGCACTGTCCAAGCCGACCGCGCTCGTCGATGTCCGGCTTCCCGAAGAGTACGACGGGACTATCCTCGCACCGCCGGGGATGACGGAATCCGCACAGCGAGGTGGGCATATTCCCGGCGCAGCGAACATCGTCTGGTCCAAGAACCTCCGCTCTGACGGTCGATTCAAGTCTCTCGAAGCACTCCGTCGGGTCTACCGCGAGTATGATATCGACAGCGACCGCGACGTAATCGTCTACTGCCGGATCGGCGAGCGGTCGTCGTTGACGTGGTTCGTGTTATCTGAACTACTCGGTTATTCCTCGGTCAGGAACTACGACGGGGCGTGGACTGAGTGGGGGAACCTCGTTGCTGTTCCCGTGGCAACTGGCCGGCCATAG
- a CDS encoding acyl-CoA synthetase, which produces MATSHNLPDYDAARQEFTWDEIYAEADWDAPDSLNIGHEVADRHATDRGQVALYQVGTDGDLSKMTFWELADRSSQFANVLDDLGVAQGDRVFSYMPRIPEHYVALVGTLKHGAVWGSVNERFGPDGISYRLDDCDAKVVVTTTDNRDTVEDALDDAPAVEHVITVDRGGGAPADDVVFNTALDGASTAYEVAETSGEDDALLYYTSGTTGLAKGVLHKQRWIAGVAATQKYAVDLQDGDLYWSTGDLGWLTGAINTLGAWFWGASLFTYEGEFDTDEWADLLDEYPISVLFSVPTAYRMLRENDEVLADVDLDLRHALSIGEPLSAGVVEWGEDELGVTILDTYGQTETGNMIINNYPTMELRPGSMGKPLPGIEADIVDPQSGDVLDPGETGEIAQRGDYPCFFAEFWNKPEKTQRAFIDGPDGRWYLSGDLAHKDEDGYFWFEGRADDVILSSGYRIGPFEVESSLGEHDAVAEAAVVPKPHEARGNIVKAYVVPSEDAEPSDPLKEDIQGYVKEELSAHEYPREIEFREELPKTVTGKIRRTELHDDAEAEAEVES; this is translated from the coding sequence ATGGCGACCAGCCACAACCTCCCCGACTACGACGCAGCACGGCAAGAGTTCACTTGGGACGAGATATACGCGGAAGCGGACTGGGACGCACCGGATAGCTTGAACATCGGGCACGAAGTCGCTGACCGACACGCGACAGACCGGGGCCAGGTCGCACTCTATCAGGTCGGGACCGACGGAGACCTCTCGAAAATGACGTTCTGGGAGCTTGCTGACCGCTCAAGCCAGTTTGCCAACGTCCTCGACGACCTCGGGGTGGCGCAGGGTGACCGGGTCTTCTCGTATATGCCCCGAATCCCGGAGCACTACGTGGCGCTGGTCGGAACGCTCAAACACGGCGCTGTCTGGGGAAGCGTCAACGAGCGGTTCGGCCCCGACGGCATCTCGTACCGTCTGGACGACTGTGACGCGAAAGTCGTCGTCACCACGACTGACAACCGGGACACGGTCGAAGACGCACTGGACGATGCGCCCGCGGTCGAACACGTAATCACTGTTGACCGCGGGGGTGGGGCACCCGCTGATGACGTTGTTTTCAATACCGCGCTGGACGGCGCGAGTACGGCCTATGAGGTCGCAGAGACCAGCGGGGAAGACGACGCACTGCTGTACTACACCTCAGGGACGACAGGGCTGGCCAAGGGCGTCCTCCACAAGCAGCGCTGGATCGCCGGGGTCGCTGCAACGCAGAAATACGCCGTTGATCTTCAGGACGGCGATCTGTACTGGTCGACCGGCGACCTCGGCTGGCTGACTGGTGCAATCAACACACTCGGTGCCTGGTTCTGGGGTGCGTCGCTGTTCACGTACGAGGGCGAGTTCGACACCGACGAGTGGGCTGACCTGCTCGATGAGTACCCGATCAGCGTTCTGTTCTCAGTCCCGACGGCGTACCGGATGCTCCGTGAGAACGACGAGGTGCTTGCCGATGTCGACCTTGATTTGCGTCATGCTCTCTCTATCGGCGAACCGCTCAGTGCCGGCGTCGTCGAGTGGGGGGAAGACGAACTCGGCGTCACGATTCTCGATACATACGGGCAGACCGAGACCGGGAACATGATTATCAACAACTATCCAACGATGGAACTCCGGCCCGGGTCGATGGGGAAACCGCTCCCCGGGATCGAAGCCGATATCGTCGACCCGCAGAGTGGTGACGTTCTGGACCCCGGCGAGACGGGCGAGATAGCGCAGCGGGGCGACTACCCGTGTTTCTTCGCTGAGTTCTGGAACAAGCCCGAGAAGACACAGCGGGCGTTCATCGACGGTCCAGACGGGAGGTGGTATCTCTCGGGCGATCTGGCCCACAAAGACGAGGACGGCTACTTCTGGTTCGAGGGGCGTGCAGACGACGTGATCCTTTCTTCCGGCTACCGAATCGGGCCATTCGAAGTCGAAAGTTCGCTGGGCGAACACGACGCGGTCGCTGAGGCGGCCGTCGTCCCCAAACCACACGAAGCGCGGGGGAACATCGTCAAGGCCTACGTTGTGCCGAGCGAGGACGCGGAGCCGTCCGACCCCCTCAAAGAAGACATTCAGGGCTACGTGAAAGAAGAGCTCTCAGCACACGAATACCCACGCGAAATCGAGTTCCGCGAAGAACTGCCAAAGACTGTGACTGGGAAGATTCGTCGGACCGAACTTCACGACGACGCTGAAGCAGAAGCTGAAGTCGAATCCTGA
- a CDS encoding b(o/a)3-type cytochrome-c oxidase subunit 1 has protein sequence MAHPHKSEQPQAYESDTAQLSDRLAFVDKFPSAARITRLSMGVSFTALTIGALLGIVQALHRTNVFRGVISSADYYSVLTGHGVLLALFFTIFFLTGIFTWGTSRSLGRELPSPRFSLVWFLLMLSGAVMTATAIFGGLVGQIPFSADVLYTFYAPLQAHPLFYAGLAAWLVGTWLAGADWIRAYYHWRQDNPGERIPLQMFMILTTMLMWYIATLGVAVEVVFFLLPLSLGLIESVDPLLTRTLFWFFGHPVVYFWLMPAYFAWYTVLPKLSGGRLFSDPLARVVFILFLILSTPVGFHHQYADPGVPEGFKFIAMTNTMFLLLPSFLTAFTVVASMEYGARQRGGTGYLGWLKALPWGNPAFAGCALAGIMFAAGGFSGIINAGMNINSLIHNTLWVPGHFHLTVGTASALTMMAISYWLYPQITGKRLQFYGIAQVQPYVWFIGMGLMSNAMHRAGLAGVPRRTAEPQYQQFDFMPVLGSMLEMRLQIAIGGSLLTLGAVMFVLVMAGTWLAERGRGRLRVDSHLPEPISGPSDSPRVLDNVRLWFVIAVVLVVIAYGFPIYSMVADGALNPAAPPFPV, from the coding sequence ATGGCACACCCACACAAATCAGAACAGCCACAGGCCTACGAGAGCGACACGGCACAACTGTCGGACCGCCTCGCCTTTGTCGACAAGTTCCCCAGCGCTGCGCGAATCACTCGCCTCTCGATGGGGGTTTCGTTTACCGCACTGACTATCGGTGCGCTCTTGGGTATCGTTCAGGCGCTCCACCGAACGAACGTCTTTCGGGGCGTGATCAGCTCGGCCGATTATTACTCCGTGCTGACAGGCCACGGCGTCTTGCTCGCGCTGTTTTTCACTATCTTCTTCCTGACAGGCATCTTCACATGGGGCACGAGCCGGAGCCTCGGCAGAGAGCTGCCCTCGCCGCGGTTTTCCCTGGTGTGGTTCCTGCTCATGCTCTCCGGAGCAGTGATGACGGCAACGGCCATCTTCGGGGGACTGGTCGGCCAGATCCCGTTTTCCGCGGACGTGTTGTACACGTTCTACGCGCCGCTACAAGCTCACCCGCTGTTTTATGCCGGGTTGGCGGCCTGGCTCGTTGGGACGTGGCTCGCTGGAGCCGACTGGATACGTGCCTACTACCACTGGCGGCAGGACAACCCCGGGGAGCGTATTCCGCTCCAGATGTTCATGATACTGACGACGATGCTGATGTGGTACATTGCCACTCTCGGCGTCGCCGTCGAAGTGGTGTTCTTCCTCCTCCCGCTCTCGCTCGGCCTCATCGAGAGCGTGGACCCGCTGTTGACGCGGACACTGTTCTGGTTTTTCGGCCACCCTGTCGTCTACTTCTGGCTGATGCCGGCGTACTTCGCGTGGTACACCGTCCTCCCGAAGCTCTCCGGCGGGCGGCTGTTCAGTGACCCGCTCGCACGAGTCGTGTTCATCCTCTTTCTCATCCTCTCGACGCCGGTCGGCTTCCACCATCAGTACGCTGACCCCGGCGTGCCAGAGGGGTTCAAGTTCATCGCCATGACCAACACGATGTTCCTGTTGCTGCCGAGCTTCCTCACCGCGTTCACCGTCGTCGCGAGCATGGAGTACGGCGCTCGCCAGCGTGGCGGGACCGGCTATCTGGGCTGGCTGAAGGCGCTTCCGTGGGGGAACCCGGCCTTTGCCGGCTGTGCACTCGCCGGCATCATGTTCGCCGCCGGCGGCTTTTCCGGCATCATCAACGCCGGAATGAACATCAACTCCCTCATCCACAACACACTGTGGGTTCCCGGCCACTTCCACCTCACCGTCGGGACGGCCAGCGCCCTGACCATGATGGCGATAAGCTACTGGCTCTACCCGCAGATCACCGGGAAACGGCTCCAGTTCTACGGCATCGCGCAGGTACAGCCCTACGTCTGGTTCATCGGGATGGGGCTGATGTCGAATGCGATGCACCGCGCAGGACTCGCCGGTGTCCCCCGGCGGACCGCAGAACCCCAGTACCAGCAGTTCGACTTTATGCCGGTGCTGGGGTCGATGCTAGAGATGCGTCTACAGATTGCTATCGGTGGGTCGCTGCTGACGCTCGGGGCGGTCATGTTCGTGCTTGTGATGGCCGGAACTTGGCTGGCTGAGCGGGGTCGCGGTCGGCTGCGCGTCGACAGCCACCTCCCCGAACCTATCTCCGGACCGTCCGACAGTCCGCGGGTGCTCGACAACGTCAGGCTCTGGTTCGTCATCGCTGTCGTGCTCGTTGTCATCGCCTACGGATTCCCAATCTACTCGATGGTCGCTGACGGCGCGCTGAACCCCGCGGCACCGCCGTTCCCGGTCTGA
- the trxA gene encoding thioredoxin, whose product MTDELTEIRQKKLEELRNGERGTAAENRNNESPAEPVHVHGARELQDTVGDGVVLVDFYADWCGPCKQLEPVVERIAADTVATVAKVDIDANQQLAAKYGVRSVPTLMLFTDGEPVERMVGMQQEPQLRSLVESYA is encoded by the coding sequence ATGACCGACGAGCTAACAGAAATTCGACAGAAGAAGCTCGAAGAACTTCGAAACGGAGAGCGAGGGACCGCCGCTGAGAACCGGAACAACGAGTCGCCGGCCGAACCCGTCCACGTCCACGGAGCTCGGGAACTACAGGACACTGTCGGCGATGGGGTCGTCCTCGTAGACTTCTACGCCGACTGGTGTGGGCCGTGCAAGCAGCTCGAACCCGTCGTCGAACGTATCGCCGCTGACACTGTTGCGACCGTGGCGAAGGTCGATATCGACGCGAACCAGCAGTTAGCAGCCAAGTACGGCGTCCGTAGCGTGCCGACGCTGATGCTGTTCACCGACGGGGAGCCGGTCGAGCGCATGGTTGGGATGCAACAGGAGCCACAGCTCCGGTCGCTCGTCGAGAGCTACGCCTGA
- a CDS encoding UbiD family decarboxylase domain-containing protein — MIPFTQYVRGLAGDDDLVRLDGPFEIPVDALAAEALRASGPALRFQRSTGTDLVSGVFSGPDQTQHREARPWSRLSLGLGLDPEAALVDLLETIGDLGPAGENPEPTYTGQAASGTDIELQDLQFPQGETETWPAVTLGVASVSTADGTHWAPVHGSVVGGDTLRVRVPDALSSLVAAGTTMAIALGVPPAAITTAYVLAVTGQTATPIQSCGVTGTVPLVPTNGGLVPSATEAVIETTVADRQPDFRSDRREGWEHVVASGPLSLSVESVRTTENPVIPISPVGCPLADDLQLTGLATAATLYDRLNNYWGISPVEWVMLPAEAELGICFVASDILYGGFEWQLANILFSFSSLFDTVVIVDEDVPPQDFGRVLADFWLKSHPARDWMFSEPDAPAATRPHYRRDNETGSRLYVNAAWDPRWKETYIAPRVTFENSFPSSVRDVARVLWNESDIAPGVMTENESPH; from the coding sequence GTGATCCCGTTCACGCAGTACGTTCGTGGACTGGCCGGCGACGACGACCTCGTTCGACTCGACGGCCCATTCGAGATCCCGGTTGACGCGCTTGCGGCGGAGGCGCTCCGAGCGAGTGGGCCGGCGCTTCGGTTCCAGCGGTCCACGGGTACAGACCTAGTTAGCGGTGTGTTCAGCGGTCCGGACCAGACACAGCACCGCGAGGCGCGGCCGTGGTCGCGGCTGTCGCTGGGTCTCGGCCTTGACCCGGAAGCCGCGCTCGTTGACCTATTAGAGACAATCGGCGACCTCGGTCCCGCCGGCGAGAACCCGGAGCCGACATACACAGGTCAGGCAGCCTCAGGGACAGATATCGAATTACAGGACCTGCAGTTCCCGCAGGGCGAAACTGAGACATGGCCAGCGGTGACCCTGGGTGTTGCATCGGTCTCGACCGCTGACGGCACACACTGGGCGCCGGTCCACGGCTCGGTTGTGGGTGGCGACACGCTCAGAGTTCGCGTCCCGGACGCGCTGTCGTCGCTTGTTGCTGCGGGGACGACGATGGCGATCGCGCTCGGTGTGCCGCCGGCCGCGATCACGACGGCATACGTGCTTGCTGTCACCGGACAAACTGCCACACCGATCCAGTCCTGCGGAGTGACCGGAACCGTCCCGCTCGTCCCGACCAACGGCGGACTCGTCCCGAGCGCGACGGAGGCCGTCATAGAGACGACGGTTGCGGACCGCCAGCCTGACTTCCGCTCCGACCGCCGAGAGGGCTGGGAGCATGTGGTTGCGAGCGGGCCGCTCTCACTGTCGGTCGAGTCCGTGCGCACTACTGAAAACCCCGTTATTCCCATCTCTCCGGTCGGCTGCCCGCTCGCAGATGATCTCCAGCTCACAGGGCTTGCGACCGCGGCAACGCTTTATGACCGGCTCAACAACTACTGGGGAATATCGCCAGTGGAATGGGTTATGCTGCCGGCAGAGGCCGAACTCGGTATCTGCTTCGTGGCTAGTGACATACTTTACGGCGGGTTCGAGTGGCAACTCGCGAACATTCTCTTTTCGTTCTCGTCGCTTTTCGACACAGTGGTTATTGTCGACGAAGACGTTCCGCCACAGGACTTCGGCCGTGTTCTGGCTGATTTCTGGCTGAAATCTCATCCGGCACGGGACTGGATGTTCAGCGAACCGGACGCACCGGCGGCGACTCGGCCACACTATCGACGGGACAACGAAACCGGGTCACGTCTGTACGTAAATGCAGCGTGGGACCCACGCTGGAAAGAAACGTATATCGCCCCGCGAGTCACGTTCGAGAACTCGTTCCCAAGTAGTGTCCGCGACGTGGCTCGTGTCCTGTGGAACGAATCCGATATCGCTCCCGGAGTGATGACTGAAAACGAATCGCCCCACTGA
- a CDS encoding YgaP family membrane protein produces the protein MERNVGSTDKTARILIGALAGLLSLGILASAVPLPAILAPVLGFASVLLLVTGVTGFCGLYGLLGIDTCSVDTR, from the coding sequence ATGGAGCGAAACGTCGGTTCGACAGACAAGACTGCCAGAATTCTCATCGGTGCCCTCGCGGGGTTGCTATCGCTCGGGATCCTCGCCAGCGCCGTTCCGCTGCCGGCGATACTCGCGCCTGTGCTCGGGTTTGCCTCGGTGTTGCTGCTCGTCACCGGGGTCACCGGATTCTGCGGGCTGTACGGACTCTTGGGTATCGACACCTGTTCTGTCGACACCCGGTGA
- a CDS encoding cytochrome c oxidase subunit II, whose amino-acid sequence MHVHRFERLWLVAALAMIVLFIGTVTYGAVGAGYGMVDDTGGQVDPTDATASENFREPGVYNGSEPGHYDVYIEAKQFLFVPGTSDPVRVPANSTVTFHVTSTDVVHGFEVVGTNINTMAVPGQVATVTVEFDEPDEYGLVCNEYCGSGHHTMAGSLHVVPAAQFNQTEVN is encoded by the coding sequence ATGCACGTCCACAGGTTCGAACGGCTGTGGCTGGTGGCCGCGCTCGCGATGATTGTCCTGTTCATCGGCACTGTGACCTACGGCGCTGTCGGCGCCGGCTACGGGATGGTTGATGACACCGGTGGCCAGGTCGACCCAACAGACGCGACGGCCAGCGAGAACTTCCGAGAGCCGGGTGTGTACAACGGCAGCGAACCGGGCCACTACGACGTGTATATCGAAGCGAAGCAGTTCCTGTTCGTCCCCGGGACGAGCGACCCGGTCCGAGTCCCGGCAAACAGCACCGTCACGTTCCACGTGACAAGCACGGATGTAGTCCACGGCTTCGAGGTCGTCGGCACGAACATCAACACGATGGCCGTGCCCGGACAGGTAGCGACGGTGACTGTCGAGTTCGATGAACCAGACGAGTACGGACTCGTCTGTAACGAGTACTGCGGAAGCGGCCATCACACGATGGCAGGGTCGTTGCACGTCGTTCCGGCCGCGCAATTTAATCAGACCGAGGTGAACTGA